In Podospora pseudopauciseta strain CBS 411.78 chromosome 3, whole genome shotgun sequence, one genomic interval encodes:
- the MSB2 gene encoding multicopy suppressor of a budding defect (COG:S; EggNog:ENOG503P216), whose translation MRTASVLVAALVAASSAAAEVATKPRIYFPRHVKRQFGNSTSSSTLDPELSGSTALTESVRTTVVITSVPVATVTITPTSTSTPDPLDDEEEEEEEEEPIVIVPSGIVTSSTSTSVSASESSSESVTESATDSATVASSTPVDEETTTSTPTEEEPTVTPTASATSSQTDPEETETASEEPEETPTPTPTPSVGPTAPFSSSSSSVDPEPTASSTDEPEPPVTTSSEPERPVTTSSTEPEPPVTTSTEPEPPVTTSTEPEPPVTTSSTEPEPPITTTEPEPPVTTSTDPELPIITTNSTLPEPPITTSTLPEPPISTDVDLPIITTNSTLPEPPTTTTGLDPGPTDPVTDDPTTSVTDPVTDGPSSVTTTDGPVITPDPVTDNSTTTEPPITDPPPSDTTTAPTTIPTDDPGSISTPGFGNTTSSITEPTGGSSEPVTEPTTVIDTTSVPTGIVSTPGASNITSIPITSEPASEPATPGPTTVPSTSERVTSIGVIGSTTQSAPWLPTTIIVAPTPSTTASGAIPTTASGIPTTFPKAIQPENGNDVVPQDTDLIQIGFREGYNYPFLVSENKAAAQIFKYLPKALAEAGQFDMSKVQVKRLVPLDTQSSLGYITACAIVTYPRSMIDALSADIKSPNAPLYRNPDILVYNLTMQINPAIPIEYGSVYEGEGIGGVPGGGVPGGGGSGGDPFGTGGDTNNPTGSQRGTTAAIAGGAVAVAAAYGVVMFVIARRYKRKKQLHRRASSISNPSDMRESPRGGSPALMGGALLSRDFTGYGAVVAGGSGSGSTGQPGGRDSHGSGRSGAGNSGRFISAPVAAENSLGWN comes from the coding sequence ATGAGGACAGCATCGGTTTTGGTGGCGGCCTTGGTGGCGGCCTCGTCGGCAGCTGCCGAAGTCGCGACAAAGCCCAGGATCTACTTCCCGCGACACGTGAAGAGGCAGTTTGGGAATTCGACATCATCCAGCACGCTTGACCCCGAGCTGAGCGGGTCAACCGCTCTGACGGAGAGCGTGAGGACAACAGTTGTGATTACTTCGGTTCCTGTCGCCACTGTCACCATCACACCGACATCGACTTCGACCCCAGATCCcctcgatgatgaagaggaggaggaggaggaggaggagcctaTCGTCATTGTGCCCAGTGGTATTGTCACCAGCAGCACGTCCACCTCTGTTAGCGCGTCAGAGTCTTCGTCGGAATCTGTGACTGAGTCTGCGACGGATTCGGCCACAGTTGCGTCGTCAACTccggtggatgaggagaccaccacctctaCGCCGACTGAGGAGGAACCTACAGTGACTCCGACTGCGTCCGCGACAAGCTCGCAGACTGACCCCGAAGAGACGGAGACCGCCAGCGAGGAGCCTGAGGAGACCCCTACGCCGACTCCTACTCCCAGCGTTGGGCCGACCGCTCccttcagcagcagcagcagcagcgtcGATCCCGAGCCCACCGCGTCGTCTACTGACGAACCGGAGCCTCCGGTCACAACCAGCTCTGAGCCCGAACGCCCGGTGACAACCAGCAGCACTGAACCTGAGCCCCCGGTCACCACCAGCACTGAACCTGAGCCCCCggtcaccaccagcaccgagCCTGAGCCTCCAGtgaccaccagcagcaccgaACCAGAGCCTCCAATCACTACCACCGAGCCCGAGCCACCCGTTACTACCAGCACCGACCCCGAGCTTCCGattatcaccaccaacagcaccTTGCCGGAGCCACCAATCACGACCAGCACCTTACCTGAGCCTCCGATCAGCACCGATGTCGACCTACCGATCATCACTACCAACAGCACTTTGCCGGAACCCCCCACCACGACAACTGGTCTCGATCCCGGCCCTACCGACCCAGTAACAGATGATCCTACTACTTCCGTCACGGATCCGGTGACGGATGGACCTTCCtctgtcaccaccaccgatgGTCCAGTTATCACCCCGGACCCCGTGACAGACAACAGCACGACTACGGAACCGCCCATCACTGATCCACCGCCGTCAGATACCACTACTGCGCCCACGACTATCCCAACTGACGACCCGGGCTCTATCAGCACCCCGGGATTCGGCAACACCACAAGCTCGATCACGGAGCCAACAGGTGGCTCTTCGGAGCCTGTCACCGAGCCAACAACTGTGATTGATACCACCTCTGTGCCAACTGGAATCGTCTCCACCCCGGGCGCCAGCAACATCACCTCGATCCCCATTACCAGCGAGCCTGCTAGCGAACCTGCAACACCCGGCCCTACCACGGTTCCATCGACTAGCGAGCGTGTTACCAGCATCGGCGTCATTGGAAGCACCACCCAGTCGGCACCATGGCTTCCCACTACCATTATTGTAGCCCCGACACCCTCGACGACTGCATCAGGCGCCATTCCCACGACTGCTAGCggcatccccaccaccttccccaaGGCTATCCAGCCCGAAAATGGGAACGATGTGGTGCCGCAAGACACCGACTTGATCCAGATTGGCTTCCGTGAGGGATACAACTACCCCTTCCTGGTCAGCGAGAACAAGGCTGCGGCGCAGATCTTCAAGTATCTCCCCAAAGCGCTGGCCGAGGCTGGACAGTTTGACATGTCAAAGGTCCAGGTTAAGAGACTGGTGCCTTTGGACACCCAGAGCTCGCTGGGCTACATCACCGCCTGCGCTATTGTCACGTACCCGAGGTCCATGATCGATGCCTTGTCTGCTGACATCAAGTCCCCCAACGCTCCGCTGTACAGAAACCCCGACATCCTCGTCTACAACCTCACCATGCAGATCAACCCAGCCATCCCCATCGAGTACGGCTCCGTCTACGAAGGTGAGGGGATCGGTGGTGTCCCCGGCGGTGGCGTCccaggcggcggcggcagcggcggcgacCCCTTCGGCACGGGCGGcgacaccaacaacccgACAGGATCCCAGCGCGGAACCACCGCCGCTATTGCCGGCGGTGCCGTCGCTGTGGCGGCCGCGTACGGTGTTGTCATGTTTGTCATTGCCCGTCGGTACAAGCGCAAGAAGCAGCTTCACCGCCGCGCCAGCTCCATCAGCAACCCATCCGACATGCGGGAGTCGCCCCGCGGCGGCAGCCCTGCGCTCATGGGTGGGGCTCTCTTGAGCAGGGACTTTACCGGGTATGGTGCTGTGGTTGCGGGAGGCTCGGGGTCCGGGTCGACGGGGCAGCCGGGTGGTCGGGATAGCCACGGTAGCGGGCGGAGCGGCGCGGGCAACTCGGGACGTTTCATCTCTGCTCCTGTCGCGGCTGAGAACTCGCTTGGGTGGAACTGA